One Paenibacillus crassostreae DNA segment encodes these proteins:
- the groES gene encoding co-chaperone GroES, with protein MIRPLGDRVLVEPIEQEETTSFGIVLPDSAKEKPQEGKVIAVGSGAVKDGARVALEVKEGDRVLFSKYAGTEIKYEGKEYLIMKESDIHAILG; from the coding sequence ATGATCAGACCTTTAGGTGACCGCGTATTGGTAGAGCCAATCGAGCAAGAAGAAACGACTTCATTCGGGATTGTCCTTCCGGACTCCGCTAAAGAAAAGCCGCAAGAAGGCAAAGTTATTGCTGTAGGTAGTGGTGCCGTAAAAGATGGGGCACGTGTTGCTCTTGAAGTTAAAGAAGGTGACCGAGTATTGTTCTCTAAATATGCCGGTACAGAAATCAAATATGAAGGTAAAGAATATTTGATTATGAAAGAAAGCGACATTCATGCTATTTTAGGTTAA